From one Colletotrichum destructivum chromosome 3, complete sequence genomic stretch:
- a CDS encoding Putative ribosomal RNA-processing protein, with amino-acid sequence MAGTASKKRTNDGRLAPPSKKQKRQDKKQTEPVADEEQSFDAVNLLDSDDDDILNANVDDGAVSDDNDSVSSADERTASKKKTKPAPQAKKSRDAPAGTDSDSDSEEESGDDEGAPQKTKSKRNDPSAFSTSMSKILSTKLSNAKRADPVLARSAEAHQSAKAAVDLALESKARKQMRQQKKEALEKGRVRNVLVAPETENTSTGEMIETERRLRKVAQRGVVKLFNAVRAAQVKAAEAEKKARKDGVVGVVRREEKINEMSKKGFLDLIASGGGGLKKGALEEA; translated from the coding sequence ATGGCCGGAACTGCGAGCAAGAAGAGAACAAATGACGGCCGCCTCGCGCCACCGTCTAAGAAGCAGAAGCGACAAGATAAGAAGCAAACGGAGCCCGTTGCGGACGAAGAGCAAAGTTTCGACGCGGTCAACCTCctcgactcggacgacgatgacatcctcaacgccaacgtcgacgacggcgccgtctccgacgacaacgactcAGTGAGCTCCGCAGACGAGCGCACGGcgtccaagaagaagacaaaacCCGCGCCTCAGGCGAAAAAGAGCAGAGATGcccccgccggcaccgactcggactcggactcggaagaagaaagcggcgacgacgagggcgcgcCCCAAAAGACAAAGTCCAAACGCAACGAcccctcggccttctccacATCCATGTCCAAGATCCTGTCGACCAAGCTCTCGAACGCGAAACGGGCGGATCCCGTACTGGCCCGCAGTGCCGAGGCCCACCAgtcggccaaggcggccgtcgacctggcGCTCGAGTCCAAGGCGCGCAAACAGATGAggcagcagaagaaggaggcgcTCGAGAAGGGCCGCGTGCGCAACGTGCTGGTGGcgcccgagacggagaacACGTCGACGGGGGAGATGATTGAGACAGAGCGGCGGCTGCGCAAGGTCGCGCAAAGAGGTGTCGTCAAGCTCTTCAACGCCGTGCGGGCCGCGCAGGTTAAGGCAgccgaggcggagaagaaggcgcgcaaggacggcgtcgtcggcgtggtgaggagggaggagaagatcaATGAGATGAGCAAGAAGGGCTTCTTGGACCTGATCGCgtctggcggcggagggctCAAGAAGGGCGCGTTGGAGGAGGCctga
- a CDS encoding Putative 2Fe-2S ferredoxin-type iron-sulfur binding domain, adrenodoxin: MPSTRLSTTLGRVATSACRQARQLPRQTRSIHSSTIPTRPAPLAPRQIQWTSARSFSISAVKPHGHITPPKPGEELWVTFVDKDGDEHKIAVSEGDNLLDVAQDNDLEMEGACGGSCACSTCHIIVADEEYYDKMPEPEDDENDMLDLAFGLTETSRLGCQVTMKKELDGLRVKLPSMTRNLQASDFS, from the exons ATGCCCTCCACGAGACTGAGCACAACCCTCGGCAGGGTGGCCACCAGCGCATGCCGACAAGCCCGTCAGCTCCCACGACAGACCCGAAGCATCCACAGCTCGACGATTCCCACAAGACCTGCGCCGCTCGCTCCCAGACAGATCCAGTGGACCTCGGCGCGTAGCTTTTCCATCTCGGCTGTCAAGCCGCACGGCCACATTACCCCTCCCAAACCCGGCGAAGA GTTGTGGGTGACTttcgtcgacaaggacggtGACGAACACAAGATTGCAGTCAGCGAAGGGGACAACCTGCTCGATGTCGCGCAAGACAACGACCTGGAAATGGAGG GTGCCTGCGGAGGCTCTTGTGCGTGTTCAACGTgccacatcatcgtcgccgatgaggaaTACTACGACAAGATGCCCGAgcccgaagacgacgagaacgacatGCTCGACTTGGCCTTCGGCTTGACCGAGACAAGCCGGCTCGGTTGCCAGGTCACGATGAAGAAGGAGCTGGACGGCCTCAGGGTGAAGCTGCCCTCGATGACGCGGAATCTGCAGGCCAGCGACTTCAGTTAA
- a CDS encoding Putative mitochondrial carrier domain superfamily, protein MATQREGVNPLRPYYKPPTIGEPPDATSASSAPNPFARHAGGNQTSERYASKARDIFSDIDYKDYISEPSPSVVQTVKDLVDELLWKYTSVLMAQPFEVAKTVLQVRSHDDVTLGTPASAAATPLATPVSERLQSSYGSAVYSEADSDSDLDEPAYFTSNAPSTPSPSSARGRHRNRRSPSPPSTPAAKQPVPPHQLSIRRPDSLMEVIGQLWQKEGAWGVWKGSNATFLYSVLSSLLENWSRSALSALFNVPDLGVKEDIDRLIDIASPYPWVSLCVAAAAAVATGLILAPLDLVRTRLLVTPTSKQPRRTLSTLRALPSYVCPSLLVIPTILHSLIHPILTLSTPLVLRTRFLIDSRVSPTTFSVAKFCASSVALFVKLPLETVLRRGQVAVLSTPSYVQALSSRDQKLETIVPPGRYHGVMGTMFYIMNEEGTRAIPTLPAAPAKKGRAKTKVAETVYRKGQGLDGLWRGWKVSWWGLVGLWTAGVIGNSAEGEF, encoded by the exons ATGGCCACCCAACGAGAAGGGGTGAATCCCTTGAGACCATACTACAAACCACCGACCATAGGAGAGCCTCCAGATGCGACGTCTGCGTCATCCGCCCCGAATCCCTTTGCCCGCCATGCCGGCGGCAATCAGACGAGCGAGCGCTACGCGTCAAAGGCACGCGACATCTTTTCCGACATCGATTACAAAGACTATATCAGCGAGCCGTCTCCTTCCGTCGTCCAAACCGtcaaggacctcgtcgacgagctgctaTGGAAGTACACCTCGGTGTTGATGGCCCAGCCTTTCGAGGTTGCAAAAACGGTTTTGCAGGTCCGGAGTCACGATGACGTGACTTTGGGCACGCCGGCGTCAGCAGCGGCCACGCCCTTGGCCACGCCAGTGTCGGAGAGGCTGCAGTCCTCGTACGGCAGTGCGGTCTACAGCGAAGCCGACTCAGATtcggacctcgacgagcctGCCTACTTTACCTCCAACGCCCCGAGcacgccgtcaccgtcctcggccagagGGAGGCATCGAAACCGCCGGTCCCCGTCGCCTCCGAGCACGCCTGCGGCGAAGCAGCCCGTGCCGCCTCACCAACTCAGCATCCGTCGACCCGACTCGTTGATGGAGGTCATTGGCCAGCTTTGGCAAAAGGAGGGTGCCTGGGGCGTGTGGAAGGGGTCGAATGCGACATTCCTCTACTCGGTCCTCTCGTCACTGTTGGAAAACTGGTCGAGAAGTGCTCTGAGCGCACTGTTCAATGTGCccgacctcggcgtcaaggaggaCATTGATCGATTGATCGACATCGCCTCGCCCTATCCGTGGGTCTCTCTGTGcgttgcggcggcggcggccgttgCAACGGGCCTCATTCTCGCGCCACTTGACCTGGTGCGCACAAG ACTACTCGTTACACCAACTTCGAAGCAGCCGAGAAGAACGTTGTCAACCCTCCGAGCTCTCCCCTCCTACGTCTGTCCCTCGCTCCTCGTCATTCCTACCATCCTCCACTCGCTCATCCACCCCATACTCACACTGTCAACACCTCTGGTCCTCCGAACCCGATTTCTTATCGACAGCCGGGTGTCGCCCACAACCTTCTCGGTTGCCAAGTTCTGCGCGTCCTCGGTGGCGCTTTTCGTCAAGCTTCCTCTCGAGACCGTCCTTCGACGCGGCCAGGTTGCCGTCCTGTCCACACCCTCGTATGTTCAGGCCCTCTCGAGCAGGGACCAGAAGCTCGAGACGATCGTCCCGCCCGGTCGTTATCACGGTGTCATGGGCACCATGTTCTACATCATGAATGAGGAGGGGACCCGTGCCATTCCGACCCTGCCTGCTGCGCCGGCAAAGAAGGGCAGGGCCAAAACCAAGGTCGCAGAAACGGTGTACCGCAAGGGCCAGGGGCTGGACGGCCTCTGGCGTGGCTGGAAGGTCAGCTGGTGGGGTCTGGTCGGACTCTGGACTGCGGGCGTCATCGGAAAcagcgccgagggcgagttCTAG
- a CDS encoding Putative Cellulose-binding domain, fungal, auxiliary Activity family 9 — protein MVNRKTSGLMAVLTTAATVAAHGHVTNVVVNGVSYRNYIPVQDPYTNNPPLVAGWTIEQRDNGFVAPNAYNAPDIICHRQAVSARARITVAAGDTIQLQWTEWPDSHKGPVIDWLANCNGPCNLVEKTDLRFFKIDGAGLINPPQRENRWAASALINNGNAWLVRIPPNVAPGHYVLRHDIIALHSAGQQNGAQSYPQCINLEITGDGTYNPPGTPGTALYKADDAGILYNIYRDNLNDYVVPGDAIISGGVSMLPQSRIQITASGTATPYGTTRVVPSSSTTQIVSSSSTTRVVPSSNSETTAISSSVATSPSSIEVETSITISLTNTVTATLTTRTSSNSPPSSTPAPSQTPIPTTLQTQTTTAPPSGEPVQGLYGQCGGVNYAGPTKCVDYATCSTVNLYYAQCTPAPVPAGSQSLYGQCGGMNWPAASPTACVQGARCSTVNPYYAQCTPA, from the coding sequence aTGGTCAACCGCAAGACTTCCGGCCTCATGGCCGTGTTGACCACGGCCGCAACAGTTGCCGCCCACGGTCACGTcaccaacgtcgtcgtcaacggcgttTCTTACCGCAACTACATCCCCGTACAGGACCCGTACACCAACAACCCGCCCCTTGTGGCCGGATGGACTATCGAGCAGCGTGACAACGGGTTCGTCGCTCCCAACGCATACAACGCGCCGGACATAATTTGCCACAGACAAGCGGTCTCGGCAAGGGCCCGCATCACAGTCGCTGCCGGCGACACCATTCAGCTCCAGTGGACCGAGTGGCCGGATAGCCACAAGGGCCCCGTCATCGACTGGCTCGCGAACTGCAACGGCCCGTGTAACCTCGTCGAAAAGACCGACCTTCGCTTCTTCAAGATCGACGGCGCCGGTTTGATCAACCCTCCGCAGCGGGAGAACCGCTGGGCAGCGAGCGCcctcatcaacaacggcaacgCCTGGCTCGTCCGGATCCCGCCCAACGTCGCCCCTGGTCACTACGTTCTCCGCCACGACATCATCGCTCTCCACAGTGCCGGCCAGCAGAACGGCGCGCAGAGCTATCCGCAGTGCATCAACCTCGAGATCACGGGTGATGGCACGTACAACCCGCCAGGAACTCCGGGAACCGCTCTTTAcaaggccgacgatgccggcatTCTGTACAACATCTACCGGGACAACCTCAACGACTACGTGGTCCCCGGAGACGCCATCATCTCTGGCGGCGTTTCCATGCTGCCACAGTCCCGGATCCAGATCACCGCCTCCGGCACCGCTACCCCTTATGGCACAACCAGAGTCGTCCCTTCATCCAGTACAACCCAGATCGTGTCTTCATCCAGCACAACCCGAGTCGTGCCTTCATCTAACTCTGAGACCACCGCCATCTCCTCATCTGTCGCGACGAGCCCATCTTCCATAGAGGTTGAGACCAGCATCACTATCAGCTTGACCAACACCGTCACGGCAACCTTGACCACCCGAACAAGCAGCAACAGCCCGCCCAGCAGCACACCAGCACCCTCTCAAACCCCAATACCGACAACACTGCAAACACAGACGACAACGGCCCCTCCATCCGGAGAGCCTGTACAGGGCTTGTACGGCCAGTGCGGTGGCGTCAACTACGCCGGCCCTACCAAGTGCGTTGACTACGCGACCTGCTCGACGGTGAATCTGTACTATGCGCAGTGCACCCCTGCTCCCGTACCAGCTGGATCACAGTCTCTGTACGGTCAGTGTGGCGGAATGAACTGGCCAGCAGCGAGCCCGACTGCATGCGTCCAGGGGGCTCGGTGCTCCACGGTCAACCCTTACTACGCCCAATGTACTCCTGCTTGA
- a CDS encoding Putative phospholipase A2 domain superfamily, whose amino-acid sequence MKLSTSVLALWLSPWLAVAVNGCSDDNCAPATPAPSGYTLDIPASYENCAFDPVTGGEFQLLLPNVYSIVNKDGKAVQATNLSAPVDPFTFSHPTGAPAGLFDIVLNSGGKTLHLAVYKSGAVGFVDTSSNGQTYIGTGDQYVTTIWSVDCDGLVVSGILGGESFQFLVKHSGDIVATSSTASSKSRRGIPVPKGFYIQAEAVETPPGTQCPSPVQHATTKNPPVPVSSNGCGVKGFWGHFVPELDFGEACRFHDVCWPDCSQNFTTCNTEFLNRMNAKCNDKYKPGIGRKICLKLAKFYHSTVSGKKGSETFTKMTQKFCDCTCNDPNLTTCQDQCVDTRTDPKNCGSCNFNCPSGSCINGTCSFNSCAGQKCGSFGSCGPGGACVCASVTGGTGFCVNGNTPCSVLSSCDNSNNCPLGEVCAVDTCCGRNVCIRTDSCGGFNLPGSRLFAPPVTTQRGDATIGYLAEDN is encoded by the exons ATGAAGCTGTCAACCAGTGTGTTGGCCCTTTGGCTATCGCCATGGCTTGCGGTGGCTGTAAATGGCTGCAGCGACGACAACTGCGCCCCCGCAACACCAGCTCCCTCTGGCTATACGCTCGACATTCCCGCTTCATACGAGAATTGCGCCTTCGATCCGGTGACCGGCGGCGAATTT CAACTGCTTTTGCCAAATGTCTATTCCATTGtcaacaaggacggcaaaGCTGTCCAGGCCACCAACCTGTCTGCGCCAGTGGACCCTTTCACCTTCTCTCATCCAACTGGGGCACCAGCAGG TCTCTTTGACATCGTGCTGAATTCGGGTGGTAAGACGCTACATCTTGCCGTTTACAAGTCAGGAGCGGTTGGCTTCGTCGACACGAG TTCCAATGGGCAAACATACATCGGCACTGGGGACCAGTACGTCACCACCATCTGGTCAGTGGATTGCGATGGGCTGGTCGTGTCAGGCATTCTCGGCGGCGAAAGCTTTCAGTTCCTTGTGAAGCACAGCGGCGACATAGtggcgacctcgtcaacggcatccAGCAAGTCTCGGCGCGGCATCCCGGTTCCAAAAGGATTTTATATCCAAGCCGAGGCCGTTGAAACTCCGCCCGGGACTCAATGCCCTTCCCCCGTCCAACATGCTACTACCAAGAACCCTCCGGTTCCGGTGTCGTCGAACGGGTGTGGGGTCAAGGGTTTCTGGGGCCACTTTGTGCCGGAACTGGACTTTGGCGAAGCTTGCCGCTTCCATGACGTCTGCTGGC CCGACTGTTCTCAGAATTTCACTACCTGCAACACCGAGTTTCTGAACCGTATGAATGCCAAATGCAACGACAAGTACAAACCGGGCATCGGCCGCAAGATCTGTCTCAAGCTCGCCAAGTTCTACCACTCGACAGTCTCCGGTAAAAAGGGCTCGGAAACCTTCACCAAAATGACTCAGAAGTTCTGTGACTGCACTTGCAACGACCCCAACCTCACGACGTGCCAGGACCAGTGCGTTGATACTAGGACGGATCCGAAGAACTGCGGCAGCTGCAACTTCAAT TGCCCCTCGGGCTCCTGCATAAACGGCACCTGCTCCTTCAACTCCTGCGCCGGCCAGAAGTGCGGCAGCTTCGGGTCCTGCGGCCCGGGCGGTGCCTGCGTCTGCGCCTCCGTCACGGGCGGCACGGGATTCTGCGTCAACGGCAACACGCCCTGCAGCGTGCTGTCCTCTTGCGATAACAGCAATAACTGCCCGCTGGGCGAGGTCTGCGCCGTCGACACATGCTGCGGGCGTAACGTGTGCATCAGGACGGACTCGTGCGGTGGGTTCAACTTGCCCGGAAGCCGCCTGTTTGCGCCGCCGGTCACGACGCAGAGGGGGGATGCGACCATTGGGTACTTGGCGGAAGACAATTAG